The Coffea eugenioides isolate CCC68of chromosome 8, Ceug_1.0, whole genome shotgun sequence genome has a segment encoding these proteins:
- the LOC113781062 gene encoding disease resistance response protein 206-like, with product MGAKSFLVSATIFYLLLFGCFATAATRSGKRILARTPCKRLVFYFHDIIYNGHNSRNATAAIIGAPAWGNRTVLGGQNHFGDLVVFDDPITLDNNLHSTPVGRAQGFYIYDKKDIFTAWLGFSFVLNSTEHKGSINFAGADPLMNKTRDISVIGGTGDFFMTRGVATLMTDSFEGEVYFRLRVDIKLYECW from the coding sequence ATGGGAGCAAAATCTTTTCTAGTTTCAGCTACCATTTTTTATCTTCTCTTATTTGGATGCTTTGCCACGGCTGCAACGCGGTCAGGCAAGAGAATCCTGGCCAGAACCCCTTGCAAACGACTGGTGTTTTATTTCCACGACATCATCTACAATGGTCACAATTCCCGCAATGCAACTGCAGCCATTATTGGAGCCCCCGCTTGGGGCAACAGGACCGTATTGGGTGGACAAAACCATTTTGGAGACTTGGTTGTGTTCGATGATCCAATAACTTTGGATAACAATCTACATTCTACCCCAGTTGGTCGCGCGCAAGGCTTCTACATCTATGACAAGAAAGATATATTCACAGCTTGGCTTGGTTTTTCCTTTGTGCTTAATTCCACAGAGCATAAAGGCAGTATAAACTTTGCCGGAGCTGATCCGTTAATGAATAAAACGAGGGACATTTCGGTGATTGGTGGCACGGGGGACTTCTTCATGACTAGGGGGGTTGCCACTCTCATGACTGATTCATTTGAGGGGGAAGTATACTTCCGGCTACGAGTTGACATAAAACTGTATGAATGTTGGTAA